From one Fusobacterium mortiferum ATCC 9817 genomic stretch:
- a CDS encoding AAA family ATPase, with amino-acid sequence MKPIGIGIDDFGTIIKENCFYIDKTKFIEEVEENKTQVQLITRPRRFGKTLNMSMLKYFYNIENREENRKLFSNLYIENSQIFLEQGKYPVIFLSFKDIKAENLDSMYSELRRNFSELFDNYKFLRKNLDERAIEIFDSIWKEKIGANYSNSLKFLCKCLYEYYNQEVILLIDEYDTPIISAYEYGYYDKIKTFFTTMYGSALKGNLSLKKAVVTGIMRISKENIFSGLNNIKVNSILESSFSQYFGLTEEEVEQSLRDYGIEYKLEEIQTWYNGYNFGGTRVYNPFSITSYLDSKKIMPYWVNTSSNTLINKILKEANNSIFKELSKLFQGGVIEKTIDIYSNFNELRNTEQIWYLLTNAGYLTPVKEIDYDKYSLKIPNEEVHYFFERDFIKSFLGGRDDFDSVLRYFLDGDFENFSYELEKILLTNVSCFDFSANADEGYYHVFILGMMLALRREYYVRSNKEAGRGRFDLVLEPKDKRKNGFVIEFKAPNSEKSLEKESEEALSQIIKNRYDVELRERGIENIYYVGMAFYKRDFKLVWKK; translated from the coding sequence ATGAAACCTATTGGAATTGGAATAGATGATTTTGGAACTATAATAAAAGAAAATTGTTTTTATATTGATAAGACAAAATTTATTGAAGAAGTTGAAGAGAATAAAACACAAGTACAACTTATTACTAGACCTAGAAGATTTGGGAAAACTCTAAATATGTCGATGCTAAAATATTTCTATAACATAGAGAACAGGGAAGAGAATAGAAAATTATTTAGTAATCTATATATAGAAAATTCGCAAATATTCTTAGAGCAAGGTAAGTATCCTGTAATTTTTCTTTCTTTTAAAGATATTAAAGCCGAAAATTTAGATAGTATGTATTCTGAACTTAGAAGAAATTTTTCAGAATTATTTGATAACTATAAATTTTTAAGAAAAAACTTAGATGAGAGAGCAATAGAAATTTTTGATAGTATTTGGAAAGAGAAAATTGGAGCTAATTATAGTAATTCTTTAAAATTTTTATGTAAATGTCTATATGAATACTACAATCAAGAAGTAATTCTACTGATAGATGAGTATGATACTCCAATAATCTCTGCCTATGAGTATGGTTACTATGATAAGATAAAAACTTTTTTTACAACTATGTATGGTAGTGCTTTAAAAGGCAATCTCTCATTAAAAAAAGCAGTAGTAACAGGGATAATGAGAATCTCTAAAGAAAATATTTTCTCTGGACTAAATAATATTAAGGTAAACTCTATCCTAGAGAGTAGCTTCTCACAATATTTTGGACTTACAGAGGAAGAGGTAGAGCAATCCCTAAGAGATTATGGAATAGAGTATAAGTTAGAGGAGATACAGACTTGGTACAATGGATATAACTTTGGCGGAACAAGAGTTTACAATCCATTTAGTATCACAAGTTACTTGGATAGTAAAAAGATAATGCCATATTGGGTAAATACCTCAAGTAATACCCTTATCAATAAGATTTTAAAAGAAGCAAATAATTCAATTTTTAAGGAGCTTTCTAAACTTTTTCAAGGTGGAGTAATAGAAAAAACCATCGATATATATTCAAATTTCAATGAATTGAGAAATACAGAACAGATATGGTATCTACTGACTAATGCTGGATATCTCACACCTGTGAAAGAGATAGATTATGATAAGTATAGCTTAAAAATCCCAAATGAAGAGGTACACTATTTCTTTGAGAGAGATTTTATAAAGTCTTTCTTAGGTGGTAGAGATGACTTTGACAGTGTCCTAAGATATTTCTTAGATGGAGACTTTGAAAATTTTTCCTATGAGTTAGAAAAAATCTTACTGACAAATGTAAGTTGTTTTGATTTTTCTGCTAATGCTGATGAGGGATATTATCATGTGTTTATCTTAGGAATGATGTTGGCACTGAGAAGAGAGTATTATGTTCGTTCTAATAAAGAAGCTGGAAGAGGAAGATTTGACTTGGTTCTTGAACCAAAGGATAAGAGAAAAAATGGATTTGTGATAGAATTCAAAGCTCCAAATAGTGAAAAATCTTTAGAGAAAGAGAGTGAAGAGGCTCTTAGTCAGATAATAAAAAATAGATATGATGTAGAGCTAAGGGAGAGAGGAATAGAGAATATCTACTATGTGGGAATGGCTTTCTATAAAAGAGATTTTAAATTGGTTTGGAAAAAATAG